In Lolium rigidum isolate FL_2022 chromosome 3, APGP_CSIRO_Lrig_0.1, whole genome shotgun sequence, the genomic window AGTGCACCAAATAACAGCCTTAGCTGTAATCGATACCATCTTGATTTCATATTCATCGGTAGATTCTATTCCCTGTACAACGATTAAGGGAGCATGGCAAGAATTTCTGTTGTTAGGGACACTGCACACCTAATTTTATTCTCTTCTCTCTGCTGTTAGGCACGCGCTGGCATAGAAGAAGTCCATTTCCTTCCATTTAACCCAACGGACAAGCGGACAGCGCTGACGTACTTGGATGCTGAGGGTAAAATGCACAGGGTTAGCAAAGGTGCACCTGAACAGGTATAGAAACTTATGGAGTCTGATTTTTCGTTCAAGGATACGCCATTTGTTCATATGCTTATGTTTCATATAATTCTCTTGCAGATTCTGAACCTGGCATGGAATAAATCTGAGATTGAAAGAAAGGTCCATCAAGTAATCGACAATTTTGCTGAGAGAGGGCTGCGGTCGCTTGCTGTTGCATATCAGGTTGATTAAATGCTAGCCTTCTACTGATATGTTGGTCCATTACCTATAGAACTTGCTAATTTCCTTCATTGTGCAGGAAGTTCCTGAAGGTACCAAGGAAAGTGCTGGTGGACCTTGGCAATTCATTGGTCTTCTTCCACTCTTTGATCCTCCCCGTCATGATAGTGCTGAAACCATACGCCGAGCTCTTGACCTTGGAGTTAGCGTAAAAATGATTACAGGTACCTTTTTAGTACACCAATTTGGAAAAAAACACTTTCTGGCATAGTGGAATTGCAATGATCGCACATGCTTTGATAATGGTATATTGTTTATTTCCCTTTGATTGGCTGTTCCTGAGAGACTGGAAATATTGGCAAGTCAGTCTGAAAATGTTAACTTTTAATATGTACAGATGTTCCAAAATAAAGAGCTTAAGTAGTTAAGTGCACATGCTAGCGTACTAGCAGTAGTAGCTTTCCCGAGCTTCACAAGAATCTCTTTTGTGATGGCTGAATAACCTTTAAACATCAGGGAGATCCTTCTGTTTCCCTAGATTCACTATGGTAATGAGTATGCCCCTTGGGAAAACAATTCAGGTGATCAGTTGGCTATTGGTAAGGAAACTGGACGGAGGCTAGGAATGGGCACAAACATGTATCCGTCATCATCTTTGCTGGGTGACAAGATAGATGGTGATATTGCAGTCCTACAAGTGGATGAGTTGATTGAGCAAGCAGATGGGTTTGCTGGAGTGTTCCCTGGTGAGCTTTAATTTTCTCTTCTTTTAAACCATCGGGTTTATCACTCTAACTTGTTTCCTTTTCCAGAGCACAAATATGAAATAGTCAAAAGGCTACAATCCAGAAAACACATATGTGGGATGACGGGAGATGGAGTTAATGATGCACCTGCCCTGAAGGTAGCAGACATTGGAATTGCCGTGGCTGATGCAACTGACGCTGCCCGTGGAGCCTCTGATATAGTTCTGACAGAACCTGGATTGAGTGTGATCATCAGTGCTGTATTGACCAGCCGTGCAATTTTTCAGCGGATGAAAAATTATACAGTTAAGTGTGTTTACAGTGCATAAGATATATTTATCTACCTTGCTATCTCAGGAAGAATGGGCTGTATCATGCGAGCTCTCTTCAAAGTGGAAATACTAGTTCCCTTTCATGTGTTACAGAAACACTATTTCATTCTGGTAATAAGCAAAGCTGTCTGATGTTAATCAGTTCTGTTCTATTGCAGATATACGCTGTCTCTATCACCATCCGTATAGTGGTAAGTTTGTGTTGCCTAAGATATGTGTACCCTTTGCCTACCATCTGATTACCAAGTTACATTATTTTTGTCATGACAAGTTCGTGAGAATAATTAGTGTATGGTCAACTTTCTTTCTTGTATATTAGTAAATGCTACTTTCTCTGCTCCCTAATATGAGATGTTTTTGCAGGCTAATTTAGCTTGCCAAAACGTGTTAGATAGCATTTCTCGACTGAACCCTTGTAGATGGATCAAAAGTACCATGTACCCTTTATGTACCAACCTTACTAAGTATCTAGCTAGCGAGAGCTAACCCGGCAGTGTTCTTTGTTTGCTCAATCTTTCCAAAGAGATTCTGTGGGTGATGTAGAACATGCTAGTTCTATTTTGGAATTCATATCAATGATCCAAACCTTATCTGTGCAGCTTGGGTTCTTGCTCTTGGCATGCTTTTGGGAGTTTGACTTCCCCCCAATGATGGTTCTTCTGATAGCTATTCTTAACGATGGTAAAGAACATTGCTATCTTCTCATCAGAAATGTATTTAGAAATATGGATATTAATATTTTTGTAACTGTGGTGATGACTACTGCCCAGGAACCATCATGACCATCTCCAAAGATAAGGTGAAGCCATCTCCCTCTCCTGACAGCTGGAAGCTAGCAGAGATCTTTGCAACCGGTGTGGTCCTGGGGACTTATATGGCCGTAACAACGGTGCTCTTCTTCTGGGCAGCTTACAAGACGGAGTTCTTCGTGGTAAATATTATTTCATCCTTGTCACACAGGCACTTGTTGGTAGGACTATTTGTGGCTTGCAAACTCACTTGTTTCTTTCCATGTAATTATGTGCAGGGCATCTTCAAGGTTCCTACGCTGAATATAGACAGGATCGGCAAAGACAGTGAATCGATCGCGAGGAACACAGAGATGATGGCTTCCGCCGTGTACCTCCAAGTGAGCACCATCAGCCAAGCCCTGATATTCGTGACGCGGTCGAGGGGCTGGTCATTCATGGAGAGGCCTGGGGCTCTGCTCATGTGCGCCTTTGTCGTTGCTCAGCTGGTGAGTTCCTATCTATACCAGCTTGAGGTAGTGTAGTGATGTTTTGACTGACACTAAGAATGAAGGGTGTGTATGATAATGCAGCTCGCCACTGTGTTGGCTGCTATGGTGAACTGGAAGCTGGCGAGCATCCGAGGCATCGGGTGGGGCTGGACGGGCGCCATCTGGGTGTACAACATCATCATCTACCTCCTCCTGGACCCGATCAAGTTCGCGGTGCGGTATGGGCTGAGCGGGAGAGCCTGGAACCTCGTCATCGACAGGAAGGTTAGTAGTGTTTATCTGTGAACCTGAATGCTCTGAACTGTGAGGATGGCTGTTGATACATGCATGGTTTGGTATGATATTTCAGGTTGCGTTTTCGAGCCAGAAGAACTTTGGGCGTGAGACCCGGGAGGCGGCGTGGGCGCACGAGCAGCGCACCCTACACGGGCTGGAGTCGGCGGGGACGGGGCGGGAGAAGGCTGCGTCGGTGGAGCTGGGGCACATGGCAGAGGAGACCAAGCGGCGTGCGGAGATCGCGAGGCTGAGGGCGCTGCACACGCTCAAGGGGAAGGTGGAGACGGCGGCCAAGCTGAAAGGGATCGACCTGGATGACATCAACAACCAGCACTACACCGTCTGAATCTGATGATCATAAACTGATTCTGTCGCTGATATTTTTGAGCGAAACCGTTGCAGCATTGATTTGTGATAATAATAGTAcagtagtaataataataatatacaaGGAGATTTGGTGGGTGGGCGATATAAGTCTGTGGAGGAGGAAATATTCAGTTCTTTAATTGCAAACCATGTGTTGTACTAAATCGAAGTGGAAGATGTTGTAGTAGTAGATGGTGTGCATCTGAAGTTGCATAATGGCATTCTTTCTGTCGTCTTGCTGCTGATGGCTAGCATGTGACCTGGCTGGCTGGCTCCAATTAGCTTTGAGGTCAGTAGGTAGGTCGTCTCGTTTTCTATTTCTCTAAATGGGTTTCCTTGCCAACCATCTGTGCTATAGTTGATGTACCAGAGGTAGTAATTTTATGTTTAGGACAGGTGGTTGACACGAACATTAGGACAGGACAGAAACGGTTAGAGAGGGGAACTGGTACTGTATCTCACTCACTTGCCAGCTGCCTTTGCTGCTGCCTTTGCTTCTTCTACCTTTGCTTTCTTTCCCAATCAATCGAGACGCACTCGCCCATCCGGCAACAAAGAAGGAAAAAACTTCTTTTCTGCCCAATTTGCCCCTAGCCCACAAAGAAAGAATTTCCCcaatctctctctcttctctcctctCGACGAGCGAGCGTCGAGCGAgggaggaggagctggaggctggAGCCGCCGGCCAAATCGAGCCTCAGATCTGTGTTGGACCGCGCGCGCGCGGATGAAGCCGTGGAGCTAAGCCAAGCCCAAGCCCAAGCTACCACGATCGAGAAGGAGGAAGGGAGGATGCGCATGCGGGTGCTCCCGGCGTtcagcgccgcgccgccgccaccggcgcctcctcctcctacgCCGGCCGCACCAGTCAAGGTGTACCTCAACATCTACGACATCTCCCCCATCAACAATTACCTCTACTGGTTTGGGCTCGGCATCTTTCACTCCGGCCTCGAAGGTACCTTGCTTCCTTACCTACCAACTCGCCTCCTTCTAGTACTATCTCTGATGCTAACTAGTACGACCATGTGTACATACCATGCTAATTCTAGCTAGCTCAATTGGAGTAGTAGATACCACGAGCGGAGCGGCGGATAAGAGAGACTAGCACAACCACTTAATTCCTTGGTTGGTACATTCATTTCCAGCTTCCTTCGTGTTTTGCTACCGTGCGAGACCATACTTTACCCCAATTGTACTACTGTAGTAAAATGATTTCCAAGACTGCCTTACATGCCCAGTTTATAAGTACAGTTAATACACGGCTGCGCTTTTGTACTCACACTCATAAGTTTCCCAGTGGTTTGGCGTGACAGATTCATAAGACTGTTACTACCTAGGAGtactttttttaaacataaggctcgaaagcccagctttgaattaacaaagccatcaaccggccaggagttaCAACAGTGCACCACACCACGCACACCACGGCAAGAAAGATACAAGGGTACACACAGAACGAATTACAACACTGTACTAAGAGCGAGGACAAGCTTGCAGAAGTGCAGACCGCCGCTGTTCGGCACCAAGGACACCATCCGGAGGCACGGCGAGGGACTGCCCGGAGCAGAGTTGTAGTCTTGAATCCGAGGAGAACAACCAGGACTACGAGCACCAGAGGCACCAACCTGTTCTCATGCCGAAGAGGGCCCCTGCCCTCTCGCCTGGCTCGAAGGCGTCGAACCATCGGACATgagagaagctcacccgagagctgcAGAGGTGTTGGGCTCCGGACCCGCCGCCCTGGAGATCACACCATACTGGCCACACTGCCGAGCACTTGGACACCCACCAGCGACGAGAAATCCGCCGGGAGCACCTGCAGAGGACGGGGCAGACTGCCGTCGATACACGCAGACGGGCCAGAGATCACCGCAGCTGCTCACGGACCGGCATTGCCCAAAAGCTGCAACCTTCAGCTCCGCCACCCTACCCAAACCTCCCCGtgcggcgcctccaagaaggtcacGACGcagcagcgcgtcgccgccgcccaatcagCGAGATTTTGGACTTTCGTCCAGGAGGTGGGGAAAAGGTGAGCAAGAGCCAAGGACATCAGCTACTACCTCCGAAACCGACGTGAACCGTAGATCCACGCCGCAGACGCCGCCCACCGCCGCCTCACATCCCGAGGAGTCGAGGACGCCGGACCGAGGCACCCACCACGATGCCCGCCGCAGGACATCGGGGAGACGAACCAGCGCCCTCGCCGCTCGTCGACCGCGACGCATCGGGGCCGTCCACCCGAGGCAGCCCAGATGAGGCCTAGACCTAGGCCCGCTGGCCTAGATCTGGGCCTGCCGCCGCCACCCCTGGCCACGGGCACGCCGTCGCAGGGCCGCGCCAGCCAGCAgaagccgcgccgccaccccgccgGAGCTGCGTCTTCACCACGCCGTGGtcaggccaccgcgccgccgcgctaGACTTCGAGCACGGCACCCCCGCCGACCGCGCCagcccgcgccaccacatccacgCGGGGGAGAGAGAtgccccgccggcgccgg contains:
- the LOC124701710 gene encoding plasma membrane ATPase 1-like, producing the protein MDGKEEQPPSVESPKGVEANGLSAMDAISRETVDLEHIPVEEVFEHLKCTKEGLTSEGAQQRVDIFGYNKLEEKRESKILKFLGFMWNPLSWVMEAAAIMAIALAHGGTNLRGKKMGVDYHDFIGIMVLLVVNSTISFIEENNAGNAAAALMARLAPKAKALRDGTWNELDASFLVPGDIISIKLGDIIPADARLLQGDPLKIDQSALTGESLPVTKHPGGGVYSGSTCKQGEIEAVVIATGIHTFFGKAAHLVESTTHVGHFQKVLTSIGNFCICSIAIGMTIELIVMWALQSRGYRKIVDNLLVLLIGGIPIAMPTVLSVTMAIGSHKLAQQGAITKRMTAIEEMAGMDVLCSDKTGTLTLNKLTVDNNIIEVFTRGYEKNDVVLMAARASRLENQDAIDFAIVAMLPDPKEARAGIEEVHFLPFNPTDKRTALTYLDAEGKMHRVSKGAPEQILNLAWNKSEIERKVHQVIDNFAERGLRSLAVAYQEVPEGTKESAGGPWQFIGLLPLFDPPRHDSAETIRRALDLGVSVKMITGDQLAIGKETGRRLGMGTNMYPSSSLLGDKIDGDIAVLQVDELIEQADGFAGVFPEHKYEIVKRLQSRKHICGMTGDGVNDAPALKVADIGIAVADATDAARGASDIVLTEPGLSVIISAVLTSRAIFQRMKNYTIYAVSITIRIVLGFLLLACFWEFDFPPMMVLLIAILNDGTIMTISKDKVKPSPSPDSWKLAEIFATGVVLGTYMAVTTVLFFWAAYKTEFFVGIFKVPTLNIDRIGKDSESIARNTEMMASAVYLQVSTISQALIFVTRSRGWSFMERPGALLMCAFVVAQLLATVLAAMVNWKLASIRGIGWGWTGAIWVYNIIIYLLLDPIKFAVRYGLSGRAWNLVIDRKVAFSSQKNFGRETREAAWAHEQRTLHGLESAGTGREKAASVELGHMAEETKRRAEIARLRALHTLKGKVETAAKLKGIDLDDINNQHYTV